The Pseudomonas putida nucleotide sequence ACCGCCACCGGCATCGCCGACTGCACCATCAGCACCGCCCGCTCCATGGTCTCCATGCCCAGGGCTGTTCCCACCGCCCACCCCACCGCCGCGCCCAGCACGATGCGCAGGCCACCGAGCACCAAGCCGCCGCCGATATGCTGCGGGCGGATGCTGGCCAGTGACACACCTAGTGTCAGTAGCATCAGCGGGATCGACATGCCGCCGAGCAGGTCGGCAGTGTTGGCCAGCCAGCGCGGCAGTTCGAAGTCGAGGAAGATGATCGGCATGGCGCCGGCCAGGCTGATGACGATCGGGTTGCGCAACAGGGCCTTGAACGAGGCCACCGTGCCGGAAATGGCCATGCCCACGGTGAATTGCACGATCGACAAGGTCAGGAAGAACGCCACGGCCAGGGCCAGGCCGTGCTCGCCGAAGGCATACAGGCTGATCGGCAGGCCCATGTTGCCGGTGTTGGGGAACATGAAAGCCGGCAGCAGCACCCGCCAGTGCTGGCCTGAAGCGCGGCACACCAGCAGCCCGGCCGCGGCCATGCCCAGCGTGCACAACAGGCACGCCAGGGCCATGCTGGTGAAGGCCGTGGCGGCCAGCTCGGTGCGGCTCAGGGTCGACAGCACGAGCGATGGCGTGCCGACCGTCATGACCATGCGGGCGATGAACTCGGTGGGGTAGTCCAGGCCTTTGCGGGCCCAGGCGAAGCCGATGCCGGCGACGATGAAGACCGGGGCGAGGACGGCGAACAGCGAAGCGAGCATGGGGCGGGCCTTCCTTGGTAAGAATGCCGATTATGCCGCAGGCCAGAGGTGTCTGGGATGTCGGATTGGGGCACAAAGCTGTCGCATCCCGCCCTGCGTCGTCGCGTCGCAGGCCTTAGCCTCTTGGGCAAATCGGTCACAACCCGTAGAATCGCGCTTCCTTTTCGCCCGTCGCCTTGAACGGTGGCAACCGGCAGCAACGACAGAGTCCAGGCCTGAACACATGACGCCCATGTGAAATAGGCTCAACCGACCCCGCCCGGCCCAGCTATTCCAGGGTCCAGCGGTTGAGTCTTGCCCAGGTCGCATCCAGCCCAGGCACATCCGTGCACTTTATTCGGCCCTCGATGGGTCCGTTTTGCGTGCGCGTTCGAAGAGGCGTTCCTAAATCGCCACTCCAACTTGAGGTATGTATGTCTCCGCGTTTGCTGGCCATGGCGCTGGCGCCCCTGCTCGGGC carries:
- a CDS encoding AEC family transporter, with the protein product MLASLFAVLAPVFIVAGIGFAWARKGLDYPTEFIARMVMTVGTPSLVLSTLSRTELAATAFTSMALACLLCTLGMAAAGLLVCRASGQHWRVLLPAFMFPNTGNMGLPISLYAFGEHGLALAVAFFLTLSIVQFTVGMAISGTVASFKALLRNPIVISLAGAMPIIFLDFELPRWLANTADLLGGMSIPLMLLTLGVSLASIRPQHIGGGLVLGGLRIVLGAAVGWAVGTALGMETMERAVLMVQSAMPVAVFNYLMAVRANRQPEQVANLVMCSTLLSFVWLPVVLAWWM